A single region of the Phalacrocorax carbo chromosome 4, bPhaCar2.1, whole genome shotgun sequence genome encodes:
- the SMYD5 gene encoding histone-lysine N-trimethyltransferase SMYD5, translating into MAAAAGDVCGAVPGGRAGAGAAAEARFISSAKGKGLFATKNIRKGETVFVERPVVSSQFLWNALYNYRACDHCLRALETAEENAQRLLGKSSLVLPYPEQCSIRKDLHQQCPRCQVTYCSAECRQAALEQYHRVLCLGPSRDDPTHPLNKLQEAWRNMHYPPETSSIMLMARMVATVKQAKDKEWWIKAFSQFCSKTANEEEEIVHKLLGDKFKGQLELLRLLFTEALYDEHLSRWFTPEGFRSLFALVGTNGQGIGTSSLSQWVHACDALDLPMLQREELDAFIDQLYKDIEKESGEFLNCEGSGLYVLQSCCNHSCIPNAETSFPENNFLLHLTALEDIEAGEEICISYLDCCQRERSRHSRNKILRENYLFTCSCPKCLAQADDADVTSDEEEEGEGETDDAELEDEMTDV; encoded by the exons atggccgccgcggcgggggacGTGTGCGGCGCCGTGCCGGGGGGCCGCgctggggccggggctgcggcggAGGCGCGGTTCATTAGCAGCGCCAAG GGGAAAGGTTTGTTCGCCACCAAGAACATCCGCAAAGGTGAAACCGTCTTCGTGGAGAGGCCGGTGGTGTCGTCCCAGTTCCTCTGGAACGCCTTGTACAACTACCGAG CTTGCGATCACTGTCTGCGGGCTTTGGAGACGGCGGAGGAGAACGCCCAGCGGCTGCTGGGGAAGAGCTCGCTGGTGCTGCCTTACCCGGAGCAGTGCAGCATCCGGAAAGACCTGCACCAACAGTGTCCCCGGTGCCAG GTGACGTACTGCAGCGCTGAATGCAGGCAGGCCGCTTTGGAGCAGTACCACCGGGTCCTCTGCCTTGGCCCATCCCGTGATGACCCCACGCACCCCCTCAACAAGCTGCAGGAGGCATGGAG AAACATGCATTATCCACCAGAGACTTCCAGCATCATGTTGATGGCCCGGATGGTCGCCACCGTCAAACAG GCTAAAGACAAGGAGTGGTGGATCAAGGCCTTCTCCCAGTTCTGCAGTAAGACAGCAAACGAAGAAGAGGAGATTGTGCACAAGCTGCTAGGGGACAAATTTAAG ggccagctggagctgctgcggTTGCTCTTCACCGAAGCCCTTTACGACGAACATCTCAGCAGG TGGTTCACTCCAGAAGGCTTTCGATCTCTCTTTGCCCTCGTTGGGACCAATGGCCAAGGCATAGGAACCAG CTCTCTGAGCCAGTGGGTGCACGCTTGCGATGCGCTGGACCTCCCCATGCTGCAGCGAGAGGAGCTGGATGCCTTCATTGACCAGCTCTACAAGGACATCGAGAAGG AGTCGGGAGAGTTCCTCAACTGCGAGGGATCAGGTCTCTATGTGCTCCAGAGCTGCT GTAACCACAGCTGCATCCCCAATGCCGAAACATCCTTCCCAGAAAACAACTTCCTCCTGCATCTGACGGCTCTGGAGGACATCGAAGCAGGAGAG GAAATCTGCATCAGTTATTTAGACTGCTGTCAGAGGGAGCGGAGCAGACACAGCCGCAACAAGATACTCAG gGAGAACTATTTGTTTACCTGCTCGTGTCCCAAGTGCCTAGCGCAAGCCGACGATGCCGACGTGACTTCGGACGAAGAAGAGGAGGGTGAAGGGGAGACGGATGATGCTGAGCTGGAGGATGAGATGACTGATGTTTGA